A region of Nocardioides sp. JS614 DNA encodes the following proteins:
- a CDS encoding 5-oxoprolinase subunit B family protein — translation MPVQLRPFGDTAALAEVGDATTALALATWARASGLAALEIVPAAETVLFDGVADLGALAAALASWSPSDARPDGVLVEVPVTYDGPDLAAVAQAWGTDAEGVVRRHSSTEYVASFCGFAPGFAYLAGLPAELAVPRLESPRPRVPAGSVGLAGPWCGVYPSASPGGWRLLGRTDAVLWDPDRERPALLAPGTRVRFVPA, via the coding sequence ATGCCTGTGCAGCTGCGTCCCTTCGGCGACACCGCCGCTCTCGCCGAGGTCGGCGACGCCACGACGGCCCTCGCCCTGGCCACCTGGGCGCGCGCGAGCGGCCTGGCCGCGCTCGAGATCGTGCCGGCCGCGGAGACGGTGCTGTTCGACGGCGTGGCCGATCTCGGCGCGCTCGCGGCGGCGCTGGCGTCCTGGTCGCCCTCCGACGCGCGGCCGGACGGAGTGCTGGTGGAGGTGCCGGTGACCTACGACGGCCCCGACCTGGCGGCCGTGGCCCAGGCGTGGGGCACCGACGCCGAGGGAGTCGTGCGCCGCCACTCCTCGACGGAGTACGTCGCGTCCTTCTGCGGGTTCGCCCCCGGGTTCGCCTACCTGGCCGGGCTGCCCGCGGAGCTCGCCGTACCCCGTCTGGAGTCGCCGCGCCCGCGGGTCCCCGCAGGGTCGGTCGGCCTGGCGGGACCGTGGTGCGGTGTCTACCCGTCGGCGTCACCCGGCGGCTGGCGGCTGCTCGGCCGCACCGACGCGGTGTTGTGGGACCCCGACCGGGAGCGGCCGGCGCTGCTCGCCCCCGGCACCCGCGTCCGGTTCGTGCCGGCATGA
- a CDS encoding 5-oxoprolinase subunit PxpA produces the protein MARPRIDLNADLGEEITDDAALLAVVTSANVACGYHAGSRAVMRAVCAEAVRREVSLGAQVSYDDRENFGRVPLSVSYDVLREHVADQVGVLSEIATAEGTAVRYLKPHGALYHRVLDDEVQARAVLDGSGGLPVLGMPGALLRLAEAAGRAVFREGFPDRGYAADGRLLPRSAPGALVEDTDRVVAQAVALAARVDSVCLHGDSPGAVGHALAVRRSLQDAGFTLRSFVT, from the coding sequence ATGGCGCGACCCCGGATCGACCTCAACGCCGACCTCGGTGAGGAGATCACCGACGACGCGGCGCTGCTGGCCGTCGTGACGAGCGCGAACGTCGCCTGCGGCTACCACGCCGGCAGTCGGGCCGTGATGCGCGCGGTCTGTGCCGAGGCGGTCCGGCGCGAGGTCAGCCTGGGCGCCCAGGTCTCCTACGACGACCGCGAGAACTTCGGGCGGGTCCCGCTCTCGGTGTCCTACGACGTGCTCCGCGAGCACGTCGCCGACCAGGTCGGCGTGCTCTCCGAGATCGCGACCGCCGAGGGCACCGCGGTCCGGTACCTCAAACCGCACGGCGCGCTCTACCACCGGGTGCTCGACGACGAGGTGCAGGCCCGGGCGGTCCTCGACGGATCCGGTGGACTGCCCGTGCTGGGGATGCCCGGCGCGCTGCTGCGGCTGGCCGAGGCCGCCGGCCGGGCGGTGTTCCGCGAGGGCTTCCCCGACCGGGGCTACGCCGCGGACGGTCGGCTGCTGCCGCGCTCGGCACCCGGCGCCCTGGTCGAGGACACCGACCGGGTGGTCGCGCAGGCGGTGGCGCTCGCGGCGCGCGTCGACTCGGTGTGCCTGCACGGCGACTCGCCCGGCGCGGTGGGCCACGCGCTCGCCGTACGGCGGTCGCTGCAGGATGCCGGCTTCACGCTGCGCTCCTTCGTGACCTAG